AATACAAACAGTatgaaaacaattaataattgatatttaacGACAATACTTAAAAACACCTGTGTCAACTACATTCATCATCAAATTTTTGAATGATATTACAGATACATAATATGAACAGCAGCAGCGgacatgaacaaaaataaataacctgCGCTCAAAAGTaatcattacttatttatttgcattgCCCTAAATTCTATGCCTtgcaattacaataatttagaattatactatgtatttatacttttatgtccaaatatgataaaactgtgcataaaatatgtaatgtgtGGACAGACTATACCCAAAGACTATACATCATCAAGCACGGTTTTAGACTCTTATAAACCTGTTTTGGTCATAACAAAGTCTTAGGACTGTATCAAGCGAATTCGAATCAAAGTACACGATGCGTATAGGGACAGTTGGTACATACAAACACTGTCAGTAGCACGTGAGACTACGTCACGATGCCTTGAAAGCGCCCTTTTGTCTCATCAAGGAGCAATTGTGCAACAATCTCGATACACGTTACACAAACGTCTTAATCATTTATTGTATAACACTTATTTGTTTAATCAAGCCATACATTATAACTGATCAAGCCCTTGTTCCAAACGACTGCAATAATAACTTGTGCAAATAATAATTGCATATAAAAATGCAGGGAACCAAAGCAGAAGCAGAGTCGAGTAGCATTGCAAGGAAATATGAAGTTCTTAGCAGGtctaacaaattataatatttttttaacaagccATAAGATTacagtaaaaataacttttcaagtATCAGTAGATTAAGATTAAAAGCATAGCATAGGAGATCTAACTAAATGATTCTTTCAGGTTTACTGGTTTTGGCTGCATGTGTCCAACCATACGGAGTATGGGCGGACTctgcagcagcagcagcagcggcggCCGCATCTGGAGGTAACGGGGGAggagcagcagcagcagcagcagccgCCGCATCATCCTCTGATGGCAATGGAGCCGCAgccgctgccgccgccgccgccgccagctcTTCTCCAGCACCACCACCGCCAAGAGCCCACATACCCTGCAACTGCAATTACATCTATGAACCCGTCTGCGGCAACGATGGCAGGACTTACTCCAACGAATGCGTTCTTAAATGCATCAGCGCTAGCAACGTCGCTAACCACCTCCCCGCTGTACTCATCAAGAGTCGCGGAGAGTGTCCCAGAAAGCCCTGCAGTTGCCCCAAAATCCTCAAACAAGTCTGCGGCTCAGATGGATACACGTACGCCAACGAATGTGCCGTCAACTGCGAGAACGCCAGACGCAAACTCATCGGCCTCGACCCCATCTCGATTCAATACGCTGGACCTTGCAGACGTCCCTACTGCATCTGCTCCGATGTCATTATCCCAGTCTGTGGTACCGACGGCAGGACTTACAGGAACATCTGCGTGCTTCAATGTGTCAGTCGTATCAACCAATCGCAAGGAAATCCGCCAATTTTCGCACAATATGGAGGAGCTTGTAAAAAGGAGAATTGCGACTGCCCGCCGAGAGATGACCCACTGTGCGCTAGTGACGGAAACACATACAAAAACCGATGCATGTTGGCGTGCCAGAACAGGAGACGCGATCAACTCGGAAAACGACCACTCACGGTTCAATACAAAGGACAATGTTACGATTGCCAGTGCCCAGCGATTTACGCTCCAGTTTGCGCAGGCGGCATTACTTTTGCTAACCGTTGCATTCTCGCATGTACTAATAAGAGACGTGCTTCTCAGAAGCCACCGCTACCTCCTCTGAAGATTTCCAATATAGGCCCCTGCCCTTGTGCCTGCAAGCTTATCTGGGACCCATTGTGCGCTACTGACGAGAGGACATACGCCAACATATGCTTCTTGCGTTGTGAGAACAAGAGACGTAGTGACTTGGGCATGCGTCTGCTGGGCATTTCTCACCGAGGCCGTTGTCGCTGTGACTGCAGCTATTGTCCTCGCAACTACAGCCCGTGGTGCGGCAGCGACAGCAGAACCTATTGGAACAAGTGCTGGTTGAACTGCAACAAGGCTTGCAACAGCGACATTGGTCGCCCACTCTACCCGCTGTATAGAGGCCCGTGCTAAACACGcgtccaaatatttttttgcagtaaCATCATGAATTTTCCTCACGAAGTTTAGTTTCAACTACGATCTTAATATTTCTCGTAAAGTCTTCTACTTCATTAAGGAAAAGGCGTGATGGTCTGCAGttaaattttagtattattttttctttctttctgtATCGTTTGGCTTGTATCTTTGGCATAACAAAAGTTGGCGTGTTAAATAAAGTTGGTTCAAAATTCAATTCGacctatttttattcaaaatcaatacctATTTGTCCACGAGCTTGTCTGTCTAAATTAGTGGCACTTGCGAAATAAATTTGGACATTTTTGTGGGTCGGGAACTTGGGACAAGACAACTCCATTTCGTGGCATCCTTTAAGTATTATCGGAGGGTGTGGGTCCCTCCCGCACTCCCGCACTCCCGATAATCACCGAAACAGTAATGAACATGGACGTCTACGTTTTTATGTTCCTGTCACTGTTGTTTAGATCGGCACGAGAGTACCTACGACGTGTATTGATTCAAATGAACGCTCCGCAATCTGGTGCAAACCTCcgcaatattttagttttgacaAAAATCTCATAACAAATCTTTAGTATAACAGACCTAGTATTAAAACTACTCTACATAAAGCAACAGCAATCTTCATGTAGTCTATCTATGTACCGCGACCTTATAAAACCATatcatcatatttttaaaaatcgtttTATCTCTCTCATAAAAGCTTTTCACAACATACTTCATTATATAAAGACAACTACTACTTCAATAACATACGGGTCTGTTCGTAGGCCATATTAATTCACATttagacttttgcccagcagtgggaccatAGAAATATAAACGTTAACTGTCAAAACAATAatcataaaacataatgaaaGCAGTTACGCTGGAGGCAAATTTAAAAAGCGCTTAACTGACAAAGATCGTTTGAAAGATAAAGTTAATAGAAACAGTTCTTGAATCTTGGAATTTTACTGAACAATTCAAAGTTTTCGCATATTTGTCTGTTAAGGAAATATGGGTCAAGATACATAAACGGTacgtgttaaattaaaataattgccaATAAGGCAAGGAAAGCATTTTACTTTAAAGGTATTAAGAACTGATATCGGTCTAGTTTTTGTTCAGACTATCTAGTATATAAccttaaaacaattttagtagccCATATAGCTATGAAATTAGGCATTCAACTGATCTAGTATGGAAATACGCAGCCAGCccaaatcatattttttgtgttcattctaaatgtcaagTTATGAGTACTTATAATCTTCCCATCCTATCTTGTTTATTTCTGCAAACGTAGTACAGCACTGACTTAACTTTCTGGGACAAAAATTAAtaggtaagtttaaaaaacctCTTACCCTTTACTTTGACCACACAAAAGCGTCTCACGATCACTCTACAATACTCTACATGCCTACATAGAACTGTCATAGATAGAGTAGATGCAGAGACGTTGTAGTGCAGCCCTCGACGCTACTAACTAGCCGAGGTCACCACTCTACGGTCTGTTAGGTCAAGTTCTAGCTCTACAGTAGAGCACTGACTTTG
Above is a window of Anticarsia gemmatalis isolate Benzon Research Colony breed Stoneville strain chromosome 7, ilAntGemm2 primary, whole genome shotgun sequence DNA encoding:
- the LOC142974229 gene encoding serine protease inhibitor dipetalogastin-like, which codes for MKFLAGLLVLAACVQPYGVWADSAAAAAAAAASGGNGGGAAAAAAAAASSSDGNGAAAAAAAAAASSSPAPPPPRAHIPCNCNYIYEPVCGNDGRTYSNECVLKCISASNVANHLPAVLIKSRGECPRKPCSCPKILKQVCGSDGYTYANECAVNCENARRKLIGLDPISIQYAGPCRRPYCICSDVIIPVCGTDGRTYRNICVLQCVSRINQSQGNPPIFAQYGGACKKENCDCPPRDDPLCASDGNTYKNRCMLACQNRRRDQLGKRPLTVQYKGQCYDCQCPAIYAPVCAGGITFANRCILACTNKRRASQKPPLPPLKISNIGPCPCACKLIWDPLCATDERTYANICFLRCENKRRSDLGMRLLGISHRGRCRCDCSYCPRNYSPWCGSDSRTYWNKCWLNCNKACNSDIGRPLYPLYRGPC